The following proteins are co-located in the Planococcus plakortidis genome:
- the sigI gene encoding RNA polymerase sigma-I factor, which yields MLLTALGGLFGYGVERPAETLVKLAQQGDEEAEEQLISSHIPFVKKTAAQVCKRFIDDNQDEYSIALLAFHEAIRQYRPGHDASFLTFAHMVIRRRVIDHIRKESKRLEFSHDFMASPNEDHHNHIGDRASADFHTEQERAGKRREEIIQFEEMLSAFGLSFQVIAKVSPAHEDARRNAIQIAQLVAETAEYKQYLLDKKKLPVKDIEELVQVSRKTIERNRKYIIAMALLMMSDLHYLKDYLKERLN from the coding sequence ATGCTATTGACTGCTTTGGGCGGTTTGTTTGGATATGGCGTGGAAAGGCCTGCTGAGACATTAGTCAAGCTCGCACAACAAGGCGATGAAGAGGCCGAAGAACAATTGATCTCTTCACATATCCCATTCGTGAAAAAAACCGCCGCACAAGTATGCAAACGGTTCATCGATGATAACCAGGATGAATACAGCATTGCACTCTTGGCCTTTCATGAGGCGATACGCCAATACCGTCCGGGACATGATGCGTCGTTTTTGACGTTTGCGCATATGGTCATCCGGCGGAGAGTGATCGACCATATCCGGAAAGAAAGCAAACGGCTAGAATTCAGCCATGATTTCATGGCTTCGCCGAATGAAGATCACCATAATCATATCGGCGACCGAGCGTCGGCCGATTTCCATACCGAACAAGAGCGGGCCGGCAAGCGGCGTGAAGAGATTATCCAATTCGAGGAAATGCTCTCAGCTTTTGGCTTATCCTTCCAAGTGATCGCCAAAGTTTCCCCTGCCCATGAAGATGCCAGGCGAAACGCCATCCAAATCGCACAATTGGTGGCGGAAACGGCTGAATACAAACAGTACTTGCTCGATAAGAAAAAACTTCCGGTCAAGGATATCGAGGAACTTGTCCAGGTCTCGAGAAAAACCATTGAGAGAAACCGGAAATACATAATCGCAATGGCGCTATTGATGATGAGCGATTTGCATTACCTAAAAGATTATTTGAAGGAGCGGTTGAACTGA
- a CDS encoding TerC family protein gives MDTILLEYAWVLLVLIGLEGLLAADNAVVMAVMVKHLPKPQQKKALFYGLAGAFVFRFAALFMITFLVNIWQIQALGAAYLLFIAVKHIYDQRKGKEHTIEPETTKGSGFWMTVLKVELADIAFAIDSMLAAVALAVTLPHLGDFDIGGINGGQFGVMLAGGLIGVIIMRFAAHKFVRLLEKYPQLETAAFVVVGWVGVKLVVLTLSHDKLGVLPHDFPHSTPWTITFWLVLLGIVLTGVLTGLKKNKQQDA, from the coding sequence ATGGATACCATCTTATTGGAATATGCGTGGGTTCTGCTTGTGCTTATCGGACTGGAAGGGTTGCTCGCTGCTGACAACGCGGTGGTCATGGCTGTGATGGTCAAGCATCTGCCAAAACCCCAACAGAAAAAAGCCTTGTTCTATGGTTTGGCAGGTGCATTTGTCTTCCGTTTTGCCGCCTTGTTCATGATTACATTCCTGGTGAACATTTGGCAGATCCAGGCACTTGGCGCAGCATACCTGCTGTTTATCGCGGTCAAGCATATCTACGACCAGAGAAAAGGCAAAGAACATACGATTGAACCCGAAACGACAAAAGGATCCGGTTTTTGGATGACTGTGCTGAAAGTGGAACTGGCCGATATCGCCTTCGCCATCGACTCGATGCTCGCGGCTGTAGCGCTGGCGGTCACTTTGCCGCACCTCGGGGATTTTGATATCGGCGGCATCAATGGCGGGCAGTTCGGCGTCATGCTTGCGGGAGGGTTAATTGGCGTGATCATCATGCGTTTCGCTGCCCATAAATTCGTCCGGCTGCTGGAAAAATATCCGCAGCTTGAAACGGCAGCGTTTGTCGTAGTCGGATGGGTAGGGGTCAAATTGGTCGTGTTGACTTTGTCCCACGACAAACTGGGCGTCCTGCCGCATGATTTTCCGCATTCGACACCTTGGACAATCACATTTTGGCTTGTCCTTCTGGGCATTGTGTTGACGGGTGTACTTACTGGCCTTAAGAAGAATAAGCAACAAGATGCTTAA
- a CDS encoding SDR family oxidoreductase → MKTAVFTGFPGFIATCLMEACVRKGWGVAAMVLPSEMEKAQKQASILEQRTGCAPIRLMPGDITIEGLALSGEDRSWLEKQQLAFWHLAAIYDLAVPEDIAHKVNVLGTQHVNELMKRLGNLERYMYFSTAYIAGKREGLLLEDELIRPKAFKNHYEETKFEAELLVEQLKKEVPTTIIRPGIVRGHSISGVTPKFDGPYFFLNMIDRMKKLPAIPYIGQSNTSINVVPVDYIVDASIYLSELPEAESATVHLTDPDPHPVEEVYRAMVREMTGRYPKGRIPKKLAALSMNVPAMRKYLGVEAETLDYMDWHAEFDTRNARSLLEGSGIRPADFLETMPAMVAFYNQHKRERTYHVTIA, encoded by the coding sequence ATGAAGACAGCAGTGTTTACCGGGTTTCCGGGATTTATCGCAACATGTTTGATGGAAGCGTGTGTCCGAAAAGGGTGGGGAGTGGCAGCGATGGTCCTGCCAAGTGAAATGGAAAAAGCGCAAAAACAGGCAAGCATCCTTGAACAACGGACAGGCTGTGCGCCCATACGGCTGATGCCTGGGGATATCACCATTGAAGGACTGGCGCTTTCCGGCGAAGACCGGTCGTGGCTCGAAAAGCAGCAGCTTGCCTTCTGGCACCTTGCGGCAATTTATGATTTAGCAGTGCCTGAAGACATCGCACATAAAGTCAACGTCCTGGGGACTCAACACGTCAACGAGCTGATGAAGCGACTTGGGAACCTGGAGCGCTATATGTATTTCAGCACAGCTTATATAGCGGGCAAACGAGAAGGCCTGTTGCTCGAAGATGAACTCATCCGCCCGAAAGCATTCAAAAACCATTATGAAGAAACGAAGTTTGAAGCGGAACTCCTTGTCGAACAATTGAAGAAGGAAGTGCCGACTACCATCATCCGGCCAGGAATTGTCAGGGGACATTCAATAAGCGGGGTGACTCCTAAATTCGATGGCCCGTATTTCTTTTTGAATATGATCGACAGGATGAAAAAGTTGCCTGCCATTCCATACATCGGGCAGTCGAATACAAGCATCAACGTCGTGCCTGTCGATTACATCGTGGATGCTTCCATCTATTTGAGCGAGCTTCCAGAAGCCGAGTCCGCAACGGTTCATTTGACCGATCCGGATCCCCACCCTGTAGAGGAAGTATACCGGGCAATGGTCCGCGAAATGACCGGGCGCTATCCGAAAGGGCGAATCCCGAAAAAGCTCGCGGCATTATCGATGAACGTGCCGGCCATGCGGAAATATCTCGGTGTCGAGGCCGAAACATTGGATTATATGGATTGGCATGCCGAATTCGACACGCGCAACGCAAGGTCTTTATTGGAAGGAAGCGGCATCCGGCCGGCGGATTTCCTGGAGACGATGCCTGCCATGGTAGCGTTCTATAACCAACATAAAAGGGAACGCACATACCATGTGACCATTGCCTGA
- a CDS encoding efflux RND transporter permease subunit, whose amino-acid sequence MKLSDFSIKRPVLTIVTMLLVIILGAVSFLRIPVTLIPELNPPIGVVVTNYPGASPTEVNEKVTKPLEENLATLPGIESVQSNSQEGSNFILLEFGWDTDIDDVQAEVTQRIDQTPIPEDSNDPRFLKFDPSQFPIIQLSLRATDAEQDVRVIAEELETQLRQTEGVASVNISGSLIEDISIKLDPEELEERGLQQADIVQLIQANNISLPGDPIETEDGRNLTTRIVSTLESVEDIQELIVTVDPMSGDNVTVADVAEVAVTEREASSETRANEEPAVLLSVLQESGANTADVSTAFQERLDELLAEERFSSVEADILFDQGDYVKLAINNIGQTLILGGVFAMLVLFFFLRGIKSPIIIGVAIPYSVIVTFVLMFFADFALNILTLGALALGIGMLVDNAIVVIENIERHLAMGKKPKKAASDGSREVAGAITASTLTTIAVFVPVIFISGLIGEIFFEFALTISFSLIASLAVALTVIPMMASRMLGQKDGEQKPVKPDSKGVQRFEKSVLWALRHRILVLLAALVFLGIGAYGVSQVGTEFLPATDEGFVSVTVELENGSSTAATDEVVQSIEEELQAQEDVDVYVSLIGATQQGQAQGSAESNTAEIYVKLLPLDERDRSVFEFVDDVQPQVLEKIGDDALVSFNLQTAAGSTPNTLSFTVTDTDKQRLDEAVAAIDDELSSLPNVVELTNDRQETIDEIQMTIDREAATENNLAPAQIAQTVNNITRGVLATQVIDEQDEVLSVFVSYDEEQRDSVDSLRELTLRTPSGAFVELQELADIEVAQGPVSISRVDQAESVSFTLQYPSDQTLGDMSTAVDTAIADLDLSEQTQVSFGGDRELFDDAIDDMLLAVVLAIVLVYIVMAAQFESFKYPLVIMFTVPLMVIGVSIALFVTQTPISITAVIGVLVLVGIVVNNGIVLVDYINQRKAAGLDSFDAIVTAVHDRRRPILMTALTTILGLLPLAIGIGEGTEINQPMGIAVIGGLISSTFLSLYVVPVVYSLFDRKTRFMNSKKRKAAHPEE is encoded by the coding sequence ATGAAACTAAGCGATTTTTCCATCAAACGACCAGTGCTGACCATTGTCACGATGCTGTTGGTCATCATTTTAGGGGCAGTGTCGTTTCTCCGCATACCCGTCACGTTGATTCCGGAATTGAATCCGCCGATTGGCGTCGTGGTCACGAATTATCCGGGGGCCAGCCCGACGGAAGTGAATGAAAAAGTGACCAAACCGCTAGAAGAGAACTTGGCGACATTGCCCGGTATCGAATCGGTCCAATCGAATAGCCAGGAAGGCTCCAATTTCATCTTATTGGAATTCGGCTGGGATACAGATATCGATGATGTACAGGCGGAAGTCACACAACGGATTGACCAGACGCCGATTCCAGAAGATTCGAATGACCCGCGCTTCCTGAAATTCGACCCTTCACAATTCCCGATTATCCAATTATCCTTGCGTGCGACTGATGCAGAACAGGATGTCCGGGTCATCGCGGAAGAATTGGAAACACAACTGCGCCAGACAGAGGGCGTAGCAAGCGTGAATATTTCAGGTTCGCTGATCGAGGACATTTCAATCAAGCTGGATCCTGAAGAACTTGAAGAACGCGGCCTGCAGCAGGCCGATATCGTCCAATTGATCCAGGCAAACAATATTTCCCTGCCAGGCGACCCGATCGAAACAGAGGACGGGCGCAACTTGACGACGCGCATCGTCAGCACCTTGGAAAGTGTGGAAGATATCCAGGAGCTCATCGTCACGGTGGACCCGATGTCGGGGGATAATGTGACGGTTGCCGACGTTGCCGAAGTGGCGGTCACAGAACGGGAGGCCAGCAGCGAGACGCGTGCCAATGAAGAACCTGCGGTACTGTTATCGGTGCTGCAGGAATCCGGGGCCAATACGGCCGACGTTTCGACCGCCTTCCAGGAACGCCTGGATGAATTGCTGGCCGAAGAGCGCTTTTCGTCAGTGGAAGCCGATATCCTGTTCGACCAGGGGGATTACGTCAAACTGGCGATCAATAACATCGGCCAGACCTTGATCCTTGGCGGGGTTTTCGCGATGCTTGTGTTGTTCTTCTTCCTGCGGGGAATCAAGAGCCCGATCATCATCGGCGTCGCGATCCCGTATTCGGTCATCGTGACTTTCGTATTGATGTTCTTTGCCGATTTTGCTTTGAACATCCTGACGCTTGGGGCGTTGGCGCTCGGTATCGGGATGCTTGTCGATAATGCCATTGTCGTCATCGAGAACATCGAAAGGCATCTCGCGATGGGCAAGAAGCCGAAAAAAGCGGCATCCGATGGTTCGCGTGAAGTGGCCGGTGCGATCACCGCTTCGACATTGACGACCATTGCCGTATTCGTCCCGGTCATTTTCATCTCCGGTTTGATCGGGGAGATTTTCTTTGAGTTCGCATTGACGATTTCATTCAGCTTGATTGCTTCGCTTGCCGTCGCCTTGACGGTCATCCCGATGATGGCTTCTAGGATGCTCGGCCAAAAAGACGGGGAACAAAAACCGGTGAAGCCAGATTCCAAAGGGGTCCAGCGCTTTGAAAAAAGTGTGTTGTGGGCTTTGCGCCACCGGATTCTCGTTCTTTTGGCTGCACTGGTTTTCCTGGGGATAGGCGCTTATGGCGTCTCTCAAGTGGGGACCGAATTTTTGCCGGCAACCGATGAAGGATTCGTCAGCGTGACCGTTGAACTCGAAAACGGTTCCTCTACAGCCGCGACCGATGAAGTGGTACAGAGCATCGAGGAAGAGCTCCAAGCTCAAGAAGACGTCGATGTCTACGTGAGCTTGATCGGCGCCACCCAGCAAGGGCAGGCTCAGGGCAGCGCAGAGTCCAATACGGCGGAAATTTACGTGAAATTATTGCCGCTGGATGAACGCGATCGTTCGGTTTTCGAATTCGTGGATGACGTCCAGCCACAAGTGCTTGAGAAAATCGGCGACGATGCGCTTGTCAGCTTCAATTTGCAGACAGCGGCGGGTTCTACGCCGAATACCTTAAGCTTCACTGTGACCGATACCGACAAGCAGCGCTTGGATGAAGCCGTTGCGGCAATCGATGATGAATTGTCCAGCTTGCCGAACGTAGTCGAATTGACGAACGATCGCCAGGAGACCATCGATGAAATCCAAATGACGATCGACCGGGAAGCGGCAACTGAAAACAACCTGGCGCCGGCACAAATCGCCCAGACGGTCAATAATATTACGCGCGGGGTGCTCGCCACACAAGTCATCGATGAACAGGATGAAGTACTCAGTGTCTTCGTATCCTATGACGAAGAGCAGCGCGACAGCGTAGACAGCTTACGTGAATTGACGCTTCGCACGCCATCCGGTGCATTCGTCGAGTTGCAGGAACTGGCAGACATCGAAGTCGCACAAGGCCCTGTGTCGATCAGCCGTGTCGACCAGGCGGAAAGCGTATCCTTCACCTTGCAATACCCATCCGACCAGACTTTGGGCGATATGTCGACAGCCGTCGATACTGCCATTGCGGATCTGGATTTGTCGGAGCAGACACAAGTTTCCTTCGGCGGAGACCGTGAGTTGTTCGACGATGCAATTGACGATATGCTATTGGCCGTCGTGCTGGCGATTGTCCTCGTGTATATCGTCATGGCAGCTCAGTTCGAATCGTTCAAATACCCATTGGTCATCATGTTCACGGTGCCATTAATGGTCATCGGCGTCTCCATTGCTTTATTCGTGACCCAGACACCGATCAGCATTACCGCAGTCATCGGCGTTCTTGTCCTTGTCGGGATCGTCGTCAACAACGGGATTGTACTGGTCGATTACATCAATCAGCGAAAAGCGGCAGGCTTGGATTCTTTCGATGCGATTGTAACGGCGGTCCATGACCGGAGAAGGCCGATCTTGATGACGGCTCTCACCACGATACTGGGCCTCTTGCCGCTAGCAATTGGCATCGGGGAAGGTACTGAGATCAACCAGCCGATGGGGATCGCGGTTATCGGCGGGCTGATCAGCTCGACTTTCCTCTCCTTATATGTCGTGCCGGTCGTTTACAGCTTGTTTGACCGGAAGACACGCTTCATGAACAGCAAGAAGAGAAAGGCGGCCCATCCTGAGGAGTAG
- a CDS encoding peptide chain release factor 3 — protein MSDQLQQAIESRRTFAIISHPDAGKTTLTEKLLLFGGAIRDAGTVKGKKTGKFATSDWMEIEKQRGISVTSSVMQFDYSGHRVNILDTPGHQDFSEDTYRTLMAVDSAVMIIDVAKGIEAQTVKLFKVCKMRGIPIFTFINKMDRQGKEPLELMEELEEVLGIQSYAMNWPIGMGKEFMGIYDRYNKRIEPFRTDGERFMDLDENGHLAGEHEMTKTSYYTQALEDIELLEEAGNEFSVDRVKKGELTPVFFGSALANFGVETFLETYLQFAPQPQPRLTKEEDIIDPVETPFSGFVFKIQANMNPAHRDRIAFVRIVSGRFERGMNVTLSRTGKSFKLSQTTQFLADDREMVSEAVAGDIIGLHDVGNYQIGDTITSGKKFEFEALPQFTPELFMKVTAKNVMKQKHFHKGILQLVQEGAIQYYKTLHLEEVILGAVGQLQFEVFEHRMKNEYNVDVRMEPVGNKIARWIENEEDVKESMSSGRSMLVKDRYDNLVFLFENDFATRWFQDKNPEIRLYSLL, from the coding sequence ATGTCAGACCAATTACAACAAGCAATCGAAAGCAGAAGAACCTTCGCAATCATCTCCCACCCGGATGCCGGGAAAACGACCCTAACCGAAAAGCTTTTGCTGTTCGGCGGCGCGATCCGCGATGCCGGAACGGTCAAAGGGAAAAAAACCGGGAAATTCGCCACATCCGACTGGATGGAAATCGAAAAGCAGCGCGGCATTTCCGTCACTTCGTCCGTTATGCAATTCGATTATTCGGGCCATCGGGTCAACATCCTCGATACCCCCGGGCACCAGGATTTCAGTGAAGATACGTACCGTACGCTGATGGCCGTCGACAGTGCCGTCATGATCATCGATGTCGCCAAAGGGATCGAAGCGCAGACCGTGAAATTATTCAAAGTCTGTAAAATGCGCGGCATCCCGATCTTCACGTTCATCAATAAAATGGACCGCCAAGGAAAAGAACCGCTTGAGCTGATGGAAGAATTGGAAGAAGTGCTCGGCATCCAATCCTACGCGATGAATTGGCCGATCGGCATGGGTAAAGAATTCATGGGGATCTACGATCGCTATAACAAGCGCATCGAGCCTTTCCGCACGGACGGAGAGCGTTTCATGGACCTCGATGAAAACGGGCATCTTGCGGGCGAGCATGAAATGACGAAAACTTCCTATTATACACAAGCACTCGAAGACATCGAGTTATTGGAAGAAGCAGGCAACGAATTTTCCGTCGACCGGGTGAAAAAAGGCGAATTGACGCCGGTATTCTTCGGCTCCGCACTTGCGAATTTCGGGGTGGAGACATTCCTGGAGACCTATTTGCAGTTTGCGCCTCAACCACAGCCCCGGCTCACGAAGGAAGAAGACATCATCGACCCGGTGGAAACGCCGTTTTCAGGGTTTGTCTTCAAAATCCAAGCCAATATGAACCCGGCGCACCGCGATCGCATCGCATTCGTCCGGATCGTCTCGGGAAGGTTCGAGCGAGGCATGAACGTCACCTTGTCAAGAACCGGGAAATCGTTCAAGCTGTCCCAAACGACGCAGTTTTTGGCGGATGACCGGGAAATGGTCTCCGAAGCCGTCGCAGGCGATATTATCGGGCTCCATGATGTAGGGAATTACCAGATCGGCGACACCATCACAAGCGGCAAGAAGTTCGAATTCGAAGCCTTGCCTCAATTCACTCCCGAACTATTCATGAAAGTCACGGCGAAAAACGTCATGAAACAAAAGCATTTCCACAAAGGGATCCTGCAGCTCGTCCAGGAAGGCGCGATCCAGTATTATAAGACATTGCACCTCGAGGAAGTCATTCTCGGCGCGGTCGGGCAACTTCAGTTTGAAGTGTTCGAACATCGCATGAAAAATGAATACAATGTCGATGTAAGGATGGAGCCGGTCGGCAATAAGATTGCACGTTGGATCGAGAACGAGGAGGATGTCAAGGAGTCGATGTCGAGCGGGCGTTCGATGCTGGTCAAAGACCGCTATGACAACTTGGTGTTCTTGTTCGAAAATGATTTTGCCACGCGTTGGTTCCAGGATAAGAATCCGGAAATCCGCCTGTACAGCTTGCTTTGA
- a CDS encoding UDP-N-acetylmuramoyl-L-alanyl-D-glutamate--2,6-diaminopimelate ligase — MDSKQLFHNIPIASIKGELPETISHMTMDSREIEQGSLFVCIEGYTVDGHDFADQAVQQGAAVILAQKPLDIEGAAIVTVADTARVLGILAARFYGHPSQKLNMIGVTGTNGKTSVAGMLHAMLMELGNTSALTGTIGFNLNGELHPSANTTSDALTTQQMISRALEAGSSHMTMEVSSHGLVLGRLAGVEFDTAIFTNLTHDHLDFHGTMEEYGHAKGLLFSQLGQDLTQNKRAVLNADDGWSEKYAAMTPFPVYTYGVENEAMFRASNIELKSQGTSFTLICPHGEFPVTMKLLGHFNVYNALAAIAALSAENYPLERVIAALEAISPVEGRMQKAEIDAPVSVFIDYAHTPDAIEKAIAAVEDFKTGRLIFLVGTGGNRDKTKRPIMAEKASVADYVVLTTDDPRYEPYDSILNDLAAGMKHDRYACIGDREQAVRHAVQQAEAGDIIILAGKGHEDYQIIENTKYPHSDKEIAENEAQRKFGS, encoded by the coding sequence ATGGACAGCAAGCAACTATTTCATAATATTCCCATAGCATCCATAAAGGGAGAATTGCCGGAAACGATTTCACATATGACGATGGATTCCAGGGAGATTGAACAAGGTTCTCTCTTTGTCTGCATTGAAGGCTATACAGTCGATGGCCATGATTTCGCCGATCAAGCGGTACAGCAGGGTGCGGCGGTCATCTTGGCGCAAAAACCGCTGGATATAGAAGGGGCAGCTATCGTGACGGTAGCCGACACGGCAAGGGTCCTCGGGATTCTCGCAGCACGCTTTTACGGGCACCCATCCCAGAAGTTGAACATGATCGGCGTGACGGGGACGAACGGAAAGACAAGCGTCGCCGGCATGCTTCACGCCATGCTCATGGAGCTCGGGAATACATCCGCTTTGACAGGGACGATCGGCTTCAATTTGAACGGCGAATTGCATCCGTCGGCGAATACGACGAGCGATGCATTGACCACCCAGCAAATGATCAGCCGTGCATTGGAAGCGGGCAGTTCCCATATGACAATGGAAGTCTCTTCCCACGGCCTTGTTCTGGGGCGCCTTGCCGGCGTTGAATTCGATACCGCGATTTTCACGAACTTGACGCATGACCATCTCGATTTCCACGGAACGATGGAAGAATACGGCCATGCCAAAGGGCTGCTGTTCTCTCAGCTTGGCCAGGATTTGACACAAAACAAGCGGGCAGTGTTGAACGCTGACGACGGATGGTCTGAAAAATATGCAGCAATGACCCCGTTCCCTGTCTACACGTATGGAGTGGAGAATGAAGCCATGTTCCGCGCGTCGAATATCGAGCTTAAATCACAAGGCACTTCCTTTACGCTCATTTGTCCGCATGGGGAATTTCCTGTCACGATGAAATTGCTCGGGCATTTCAATGTTTATAATGCATTGGCTGCCATAGCGGCATTGTCTGCGGAGAATTACCCGCTCGAGCGGGTAATTGCCGCACTAGAAGCCATTTCCCCTGTCGAAGGCCGTATGCAAAAAGCGGAAATCGATGCACCGGTATCGGTGTTCATCGATTATGCCCATACACCGGATGCGATCGAAAAAGCCATAGCGGCTGTCGAGGATTTCAAGACCGGCCGCCTCATTTTCCTGGTCGGGACAGGAGGGAACCGTGACAAGACGAAGCGGCCGATCATGGCCGAGAAAGCCTCGGTCGCCGATTACGTCGTGTTGACGACAGACGACCCGCGCTATGAACCGTATGACAGCATCTTGAATGACTTGGCAGCCGGGATGAAGCACGACCGCTACGCCTGCATCGGTGACCGTGAGCAAGCGGTGCGCCATGCAGTGCAGCAAGCAGAGGCGGGCGATATCATCATCCTGGCCGGCAAAGGCCATGAAGATTACCAGATTATCGAAAATACGAAATATCCGCATAGCGATAAGGAAATAGCGGAAAACGAAGCGCAGCGTAAATTCGGATCATAA
- a CDS encoding M42 family metallopeptidase — protein MDFNWKEEETLSTLEKLVKIPSPSGYTMQVMDFVTDFFDRANVPYITSNKGGVIATIKGQDDQRHRLLTAHVDTLGAMVKEIKPSGRLKLSLVGGFKFNAIEGENCLIHTAGGGTITGTILLHQTTVHVYRDSGTAERSADNMEMRLDLKCDSAEDVRKQGIEVGDFVSFDPRFTKTESGFIKSRHLDDKASTALLLELAKQSANGDPLPQTTHFYISNNEEIGYGGNSNIPVETEEYIAVDMGAIGDGQASDEFTVSICAKDSSGPYHYGLTRQLIELAKDRDIDYKVDIYPYYGSDASAAIRAGADVKHALFGPGIEASHAYERTHTDSLKATAALLHAYINSPLGS, from the coding sequence ATGGATTTTAATTGGAAAGAAGAGGAAACACTCAGCACTTTGGAGAAACTGGTGAAGATCCCAAGCCCCTCAGGGTATACGATGCAAGTGATGGATTTCGTGACGGATTTTTTCGATCGGGCAAATGTACCATACATAACCAGCAATAAAGGCGGCGTCATCGCTACGATCAAAGGCCAGGACGATCAGCGCCACCGCTTGCTCACGGCGCATGTCGATACGCTCGGAGCGATGGTCAAGGAAATCAAGCCGTCGGGCCGTTTGAAACTGTCACTTGTGGGCGGATTCAAGTTCAATGCCATCGAAGGCGAGAATTGCCTGATCCACACGGCAGGCGGCGGGACCATCACCGGCACGATCCTGCTCCATCAGACAACTGTCCATGTGTACCGCGATTCCGGAACAGCGGAACGTTCTGCGGACAATATGGAAATGCGGTTGGATTTGAAATGCGATTCCGCGGAAGATGTCCGCAAGCAAGGCATCGAAGTGGGCGATTTCGTCTCCTTCGACCCGCGCTTCACGAAAACGGAAAGCGGTTTTATCAAATCCCGCCATCTGGACGATAAAGCGAGCACGGCACTTTTGCTGGAGCTGGCAAAACAATCGGCAAACGGTGATCCCTTGCCCCAGACGACCCATTTCTATATCTCAAACAATGAAGAAATCGGCTATGGCGGAAATTCGAATATTCCGGTGGAAACGGAAGAATACATTGCTGTCGACATGGGAGCGATCGGTGACGGGCAGGCTTCCGATGAATTCACGGTTTCCATTTGCGCAAAGGATTCAAGCGGCCCTTACCATTACGGGTTGACGCGCCAATTGATCGAATTGGCCAAAGATCGGGATATTGACTACAAAGTCGATATTTACCCGTATTATGGATCCGATGCTTCTGCAGCGATCAGGGCGGGCGCAGACGTGAAACATGCGTTGTTCGGCCCTGGAATCGAGGCATCCCATGCGTATGAGCGAACGCATACCGATTCATTGAAAGCGACGGCAGCGCTTCTTCATGCGTATATCAACTCACCGCTCGGGTCATAA